Genomic DNA from Trichoderma asperellum chromosome 5, complete sequence:
CCTCATCTGCAATACTACCTTATTCCTCATTTGTAACCGAATACGACATGACAGcaaccaacagcagccagcctcctttccttcttccattcttttcttttcttgtcctGCATTTATCTGTTTTGTCTGAAGCCTGCATGAGAAGCCACacctctgcagctgcattgCGCAACTACGCCTTCAGGCCAGAGTAAGCAAAAATGTCGAAGCAAGAAACAGAGGGCTCTGCTCTGCCAGAGGTTCTCACTACTGGTGAGAACATTGACTCTGAAGGCGGCAGTGACCCAACGAAGCAAGAATGGAAAATCTCAAAGCGCACGCTTTTCGTCTTCATTACCATCTGTGTCTTGACCCTCATGGTGGCTTTAGATAGCACATCCATTGGTGTGGCATTGCCGGTGAGTAGATAACATTATTGAAACAAACGACGTGATTAGCTGACCGTGAAAAATCACTGTACAGACAATTTCTAGGGCTCTTCGTAGTTCCGGAATTGAGACCTTTTGGGCTGGTACTGGATTTCTGCTATGCGCGACAGGTAGGTCATTAGTTTTGGCTCAATTTGCGTATCTGCTCGACTGTACAATTACTTAATTTGATGGCGTGCAGTTTTTCAACCAAactttgtttccttttccaaCATTTTTGGCCGTCGACCTGTCTTCATCgttgccatcatcttctttttcgttgGAGCTGTAGTTGCTGGTGTCTCGAAGAAGGTTGGCCAGTTGCTGGTTGGCCGATGCATACAAGGTATTGGAGGCGGTGGTATCTCAGCCATCACTGAGGTGCTTATTGCCGACTTGGTGCCAATGCGGTATCGAGGACAATATTACGGCCTGATGAATGCCATGTGGAGTGTGGGATCCGTGACTGGCCCGATTATTGGAGGCGCATTCGCAGGTGACGCCTCATGGGTAAGGAACCATACAACTCTAGCACTATTATTCTCTATCTCTCGGATAGCTGACATATCTTGGCATCGTACTAGAGATGGATTTTTTACATCAACTTCCCTTTCATCGGCATTGGCATATTTTGTGTCGTTGTCTTCATGAATCTCCACTTTGTCCCGACATCACTGGCTGAGAAACTTCGTCGAATCGACTACATTGGTTCAAttgtcttcatcgccagcacaACATCTTTCCTCATTCCATTGACATGGGGCGGTGTCTTGTATAGTTGGGATTCGTGGAGAACACTGGTCCCCCTTATTCTTGGTATCGCCGGTATTGCCCTATTCGTCGTTTACGAAGCATTCATCGCCCCTAATCCAATCATTCCGATCGAACTATTCAACAATCGTACTGCTGGTGTTTCCTATTTCAGCTCTGCGCTCTCAGGACTGCTTGTGTGGTGTATTGTTTACTACATGCCGCTGTACTTCCAAGCTATAAAGGAATACACTCCAGTCTTGACTGGCGTATGTCTCTTCCCACAGACTTTCACTGTGGCGCCTGCTGGTGCTTTCGCTGGTGCGCTTATTACAAAGACTGGCAGGTATCGTTGGTCTACCTGGTCAGGTTGGGCTCTTGCAACTCTTGGTTTGGGCCTGCTCTGCATTCTGAAGCCAGGTACAAGCATACCTGGATGGATCTTCTTGAACCTGGTCTCAGGCATTGGCCTCGggtttctcttcccttcgGTCGCTACAGCCATCCAGGCAGCCACCGCTCCAGAGAATGTTCCTATGGCTTTAGCATTGTTCAGCTTCTTCCGGTCGCTCGGTCAGGCTGTGGGGGTGGCTATTGGAGGAGTGGTCTTCCAGAATCGCATGGTTGCCAACTTGCTCAAATACCCTAATCTTGCGGCAAACGCGACTGCTTATGGTGCAGACGCAGCAGGCTTGGTTGATATCATCAAGGCAATGCCTGATGGTCAGGACAAGCACGACATAAAGGTTGCTTTCGTGGATAGTCTGCGTATTGTTTGGGCAGTGTGCTGTGCACTGGCTGGAGTCGGCCTCCTCTTAAGTCTGCTCGTTCAGAAGTATGACATCAATCAGGAACTCAGTGGTGATCAAGGAATCATTGAAAAAGATCATCCTCAGCCCAACAGGGAAAACACGGAAGAGACTTAAGTCCCTTGGAACTCGAAAACCGGACATCAcgttatttttctttatcgcAAATTCAACATCCCGACTCACTCAAAACGGCATTCAACTTGGAATTTAAGCATGGGAAATGGCGCATGTAATTACTACTCTAGAAATCTTATATCATAATAGCCGGTACTTTGAGGTAACGGCGAGGAAAATGATTTCAAGCATGAGTAGGTATATAGggaatttaatatatttatatacatacatgcatctGTATATAAGCTAATTTCTAACTACGTTACATCAATTTTTGGCTGGCAGTGCTcgttttatagctttttccATAAGCGCCACTGTCTCCTTGAAGACCAATTCCGGCTGCTCAATGTGGGGGAAATGCGTATCGCCCTTGGCATGAATATATGAGAACCATTCTGGATGCTTTTGCTGAAACTCTCGATGAAGGGTTGCATACTCTTCGCTACCAGGCTGGCTGTAAACATGGTGGACCAAAGGAGGATCGCTCAGTGCTTCAAGCCTCTTCAATGGGGAGCCCCAAGTTCTGTATGCTGCTTCAACCGTTCTGCCAGATCGGGCCCAGGTCTCATAGCCAAAGCCTCCAATAGCGGTAAGGCATTGGTACTGAATATTTGCGTTTTGGGTACCGCCAAGCCAGCTTTTGAAGAACGCTACGGTCGCCTGGCGCCAAGTATCTTTCCCTTGTAGAGCTTTCAGCGCTCCGTAGAACTGAGGAGAAGCATCAACCGCTAGATGGTCCAGGATCAAGATTGCTAGCAAGCGCTCACGACCCGCAATTTCAGCCAAGTTCATTGCTGCCCAGTTTCCGTGTGACGCTGCAAGAACAATAAACTGATCGACGCCTAGCGTATCCAGCAGAGCTAGGGCATCCTGGGCATGGTCATCGAACCCAAAATCTTCGACGTTATCACGGTTAGGTCCATGGCCCCTGAAGCAGATGCTAATAACACGATGATGCTCCATGAGATATGACGTGACATAAGAATAACCTCGATGGTCGGAATTCCACCCAGAGAAAGTCACAATAGCAGGCCCGTCATGGGCATAGCCATAATCTGTGAACGCAATCTCTTGGCCATTGATAGTTTTGGTGTAAGGGAATGCATCTGCCAAAAACCGTGGCTGAGTCAtgatgagagaaagaatttGAGTTGTCCTTGGATAATAATTACAAGTTGCTTTTCTGAGTGTATCCAGTGGCTGCTGGTTTTGAAGTCTTTAATAGGAATTATGATTAACTGCTAGCAACTGTATTAGCAGgtaaagtaaataagctTTCTACACTGCTTCACTTCCTGATCCCATCACTATAGCATGACAATGGGCTGATTAACTGCATCAATAAGACAATGTACATAATCATATAGGCGTTCTAGTGCCCAGTACTTACCACACTTAGGCGCCGACAACACGTTCAATATTCCCCGTAATCTAAGGCAATAAGCGCCGATTGCTATGTCTCCGGCGTCATCCTACTGTCTGATCTTAAAGACTAACGCCGCTTCTTTTTACGTCTTCCCCACATAGCCTCCTGTCAGCAAATTAGCACTACTTTGATATAGCTTAGGCTAAACCACCTAGCAGCTTATAGAAGAGATATGCCAAAGCCAGTAGATTATGCTGGGGATATTTTTGTCTCTCcatatatactagtattaataatatatagaaaaaaggagaactTTAtgtaaattaaagtttatgaGAAAACAAGGCTCTATCAAAGCAATTCTGAACCATGATGTAAGCGTATATACCAGAAAAATCTTGCggatatttattataaatcaGAGGATTAATCCTTCTTATTTCCAGTGGTGAATCagcttattttaattttactcGTGGATAACAGTAAGAAGGCCGCCTTAACCCCTGCAATaagatacatgtatacaggCTTGTTCGGCGGGAAACGTCAATATTTGCATTGTGGTGTTTGGCATTGGCTGATAAGTTGCAACATTGTTGTGACTAGGGTGTGAATTTTAAGCCGACAGGCATGCATGGATGGCGCATCCTTGCCATTTAGCTGACAGGGTTCCCTTCCTGCGCTCCTAATAAAACCCCCAAGTTCAATTTTTTGCTCAACCTAGCTCTCATATCGTACTCCGATTGAAATGTGGTAAAGCATTTTCTGAGTGCATCATCATGATATCTCAACTCTATGAGACATCTCCTGGCCTATTGGCTGTGGGAGTTGCATTATCATTGGCCACTATGGTCGTTTTCACTTTTCGCTTATGGGGTGAATTCGTTGGAAATGTTAGTATGCGATCAATTGGATTAAATTCCAAGAATGGAAATAAATATCATTTTACGCGGCTTTCTCTATGCGGAATTATTGGTAGCTAACTGGGTTTCTATTAGGCCATCCTCAGCACGTTCAATGGCGGTGTCTTGTCAACGGGACGAGCGGCTCCTGGTCCTAAGTGGCAGTGGCCTAATGGCCAGTTTGCAGACAAATTCTTGAATGGCGCTGCAAGATCAGAAGAATGGAGAAAATACGGGCCTGTTTACAGGATTTGGGCAGGTCCTAAGCCAGAGATGTGAGCCCTTGTTTTTATCACCTTATCTTTGTTaacatctctttctcttggaAAAAGGTGAATGGAAGCTAATTATAAGATGGTTGTCATGTATACAGTGTACTCACGACTCCCGAAGATCTTAAAGTTTTCCATACAGACTCTGATAAACACTTCAAGCCTAAAGATGGCAACTTTGGCTGGTTTTTTGAC
This window encodes:
- a CDS encoding uncharacterized protein (EggNog:ENOG41~antiSMASH:Cluster_5.3~SMCOG1005:Drug resistance transporter, EmrB/QacA~TransMembrane:14 (i41-68o80-97i109-127o133-155i167-191o197-221i233-254o266-286i307-325o337-360i372-391o397-419i431-454o508-527i)), producing the protein MSKQETEGSALPEVLTTGENIDSEGGSDPTKQEWKISKRTLFVFITICVLTLMVALDSTSIGVALPTISRALRSSGIETFWAGTGFLLCATVFQPNFVSFSNIFGRRPVFIVAIIFFFVGAVVAGVSKKVGQLLVGRCIQGIGGGGISAITEVLIADLVPMRYRGQYYGLMNAMWSVGSVTGPIIGGAFAGDASWRWIFYINFPFIGIGIFCVVVFMNLHFVPTSLAEKLRRIDYIGSIVFIASTTSFLIPLTWGGVLYSWDSWRTLVPLILGIAGIALFVVYEAFIAPNPIIPIELFNNRTAGVSYFSSALSGLLVWCIVYYMPLYFQAIKEYTPVLTGVCLFPQTFTVAPAGAFAGALITKTGRYRWSTWSGWALATLGLGLLCILKPGTSIPGWIFLNLVSGIGLGFLFPSVATAIQAATAPENVPMALALFSFFRSLGQAVGVAIGGVVFQNRMVANLLKYPNLAANATAYGADAAGLVDIIKAMPDGQDKHDIKVAFVDSLRIVWAVCCALAGVGLLLSLLVQKYDINQELSGDQGIIEKDHPQPNRENTEET
- a CDS encoding uncharacterized protein (EggNog:ENOG41~antiSMASH:Cluster_5.3), which translates into the protein MTQPRFLADAFPYTKTINGQEIAFTDYGYAHDGPAIVTFSGWNSDHRGYSYVTSYLMEHHRVISICFRGHGPNRDNVEDFGFDDHAQDALALLDTLGVDQFIVLAASHGNWAAMNLAEIAGRERLLAILILDHLAVDASPQFYGALKALQGKDTWRQATVAFFKSWLGGTQNANIQYQCLTAIGGFGYETWARSGRTVEAAYRTWGSPLKRLEALSDPPLVHHVYSQPGSEEYATLHREFQQKHPEWFSYIHAKGDTHFPHIEQPELVFKETVALMEKAIKRALPAKN